The DNA sequence TTTTTGTCGCCTGGGATCTTTCGTTTCCTCTGCTGGTTTTCAGCTGGAAATCAAAGCCAGCACTTCTTGAGATGGCAAAGGAATCTTGTGGAACGCCAATTTTATTGAATTGAAGGTAGATTTTGTCAGAGGCAGTAGGGATATTCAAGGCGTGTGAAAATTGACCATTGGCATCTGTTTTCTCTTCAAGGATAACGGCTAAATGTTCATTCATTAACCGAAAAGGGGTGTTTTTAAGGTCAGTATCAATAGTGATACTGTTAATGTTTTCAGTTTCAAAATTGAAATCCTCGGGAATCGACAGGTCTTCTAATGCAGTAGAATTTGGTTGGACTCCTTCGTCAGGTTTATTGTTACAGGCCGCGACCAATAGCAATACCATAAGGCAAAGGAAAGAAAGATGCTTTGTCATCGTCATAATTGAATGGTTGTTTGGTGGGTATAACGATGACGATCAGTATGGTATTAAAGAATTTAAATTTAGGAGCTTATTTAGATGTAATATTTGGAGTGCAAAATATGAAGATGATTTTTTGTGTCGAAAATCGGGGTTATTTCTACTGGAATGAAACACAGATTTTTTGAATATAAAAAAAGCGATGACCTATGCTGAGTTATAGGTCATCGCTAAATATTTAATTATAACATGGCGTTTGTCAGTTCATAGCTGACCTTATTCGCCCTGTCCTAAAGAGTAACCTCTTTCTCCGTCAAAATCATACAAGTGTTCCGTTTTGATAAAATCGATATTCTTTTTCGCCATCAAAGTTAAAAGATCAGCCACCTGCTGATGGGTGTTGGTACCCGCTGTAGCGGTGAATCGACAACGCCAATGGTCTGAACAGGAAATTTCAGGGTTCCCATTAGGGTATACCTTGACACCTCTATTGGTGATCATTTTTAATTTCAGGCCGTCAGGTTGTAGTGCGGCTAACCTTTCCCCTATTTCATTAGGGTTCATGGTTTCACTTTTCCAGTCCACGAATACATCAATTCCAACAAGTGTTTTGGTTTGTGGAGGGTAAACGCTCATCGGTAATGGCTCGCTCTTTTGCTCGGAATAGGTTACGGCTTTTAGTTCCGAAGGTACCTGACCCAAACGCTCGATTACGGCATCGGCAAAAGCAGTAGTGCCTACCAAGGCCTTGCTGTTGTTCTTATCGTAGATATCAGCAGTGTGAAAGCCATCTTCAATGGTTTTTAACCATGCATTCTGAATTTTAGCCGCCGTTTCTGGGGCACCAATATGAACAAGCATCAGCACAGCGGCATTAATCAAGCCCGAAGGATTGGCTATATCCTTACCCGCAATATCAGGTGCAGACCCGTGAATGGCTTCAAACATGGCATAGTTCTCCCCTACGTTTGATGATCCGCCAAGTCCCACGGAGCCCGTGATTTGCGCAGCGATATCAGAAATGATATCACCATAAAGGTTCAGGGTGACGATCACATCAAAAATGTGAGGGCGATCGGCGATCATGGCAGAGCCAATATCAATGATCATATGTTCCTGCTTAATTTCAGGGTATTCTTTTCCTACTTCATCAAAGACTCTGTGGAACAAACCATCGGCTTGTTTCATGATATTGTCTTTGGTCATACAGGTTACTTTTTTACGGCCGTACTTACGTGCATACTCATAAGCGTAGCGGACAATCTTTTCACAGCCTTTTCTTGAGATCAGTTTCAAACACTGTACAACATCTTCTGTTTGCTGATGCTCGATTCCTGCGTAAAGGTCTTCCTCGTTCTCACGAATAATCACCATGTCCGTTAGCGGATGGTGCGTCTGAACATAAGGGTAGTAAGATCGGCAGGGGCGCACATTGGCGTAAAGCCCCAGGGTTTTTCGGGTGGTTACATTAAGGCTTTTGAATCCTCCGCCTTGTGGAGTGGTGATCGGTGCTTTAAGGAATATTTTATTTCTTCGCAGTGATTCCCACGATTCAGGTGCAATGCCTGCGGAAATCCCTTTCAGGTAAACCTCTTTACCGATCTCAATTTCTTCAATATCAATAGGTGCATTCGCCGCTTTAAGAATGGCTAAAGTGGCTGCCATGATTTCTGGTCCGATGCCGTCGCCATGGGCAACAGTGATGGTTTTGTTGGGCATAATTTGGTATTTAGGGATGATTTAGGCTTTGTTGAATATCAATTCTTCGATCAATTTAAGAAAAATATCAATGAATTCTTTGTTATGATTTACACTAAGTGGTGGGTTTTATGATTTTTTTTAACAAAATAAATTATCGACTTGACTTGTTTTGCTTTAAAAATAGATTTTTATTAGACTGATGCTTAAATTAAGCACGAATGTTTTTTGTGGTCAGGAAATTGCTTTAATTTCGCCACAATAAAATTTCAAATAAAGCTAATGGGCTTAAAATGAGGAGTCATTGGAGGGAAGGGAGTTCAGGCGGGTACTTGTGCTGGCTTTGTAGTTTCTTTAAATTCATTCAACATCCTTTGTGATTTTAAGGTCATCCTTTATATTTGGTAAAAAAATTCCATTTAAGTAATGTTTAAATCCATCGAGTTTGCGGTAGAAGATCACGTTCTGCTACTGACGATCAATAAACCTGAAAAGTACAATGTGCTGGACTTACAGACATTGGAAGAACTTCGGGAAGCTATTCAGCAGGGATATGATGACGAGGAAGTGTTGGGGATGATCATCACCGGCGCAGGCGAGAAATCGTTTTCTGCAGGGGTGGATATCAACGAAATCAAGACCCTTAATGAGCTGAATGGAAGAAAATATTCCGAAACAGGGCAGGAAGTGTTCGCACTTATTGAGGATTGCCATAAGCCCGTTATTGCGGCAGTGAATGGCTTTGCTCTTGGGGGCGGTTGTGAATTGGCGATGGCTTGCCATATTCGTGTGGCGACAGAAAATGCGCGCTTTGGCTTACCAGAAGTTAATTTGGGGTTGATCCCTGGTTTTGGTGGTACGCAGCGTATGGCACACATTGTTGGTCGTGGAAAAGCAATAGAACTTATGCTTACAGGAGACCATGTTCCTGCGGCTGAGGGCAAAGCTTTAGGCTTGGTGAACCATGTGGTTTATTCACATGAAGAGTTGATGACTAAGGCGCGTGAGATTATGTCGAAAATCATTAATAAAGCTCCTTTGGCGATTGGTTCTGTGATCAGCTGTGTGAATGCGGCATCTAAAGGTACCGATGCTGGTTATCAGTCTGAGGCGAATAATTTTTCCAATTTGTGTAAGTCTTCTGATTTTAAAGAAGGCGTAAATGCTTTTTTGGAAAAGCGAAATCCTGAGTTTTTGGGAGAGTAAAATAAGAAACAGATAGTTTTAAAATAATCAGGAAGGATTGGGCTACCCAATCCTTCCTTAGTTTATAAGCATTTTTGAATGAGTAGGTTGAAAAAACTTGCTGGCGATACGGTTCTCTATGGGATGAGCAGTATCGTTGGGCGGACTCTAAATTATTTTTTAGTCCCGTTATATACCAAATTTCTGAGCCCTTCAGAATATGGTGTCGTGACAGAGCTTTATGCCTATGTTGCCTTTTTCCTGATCCTGTTTACCTTCGGGATGGAAACCACATTTTTCCGCTTCGTTTCTCAGAATAAAGCAGACACGCAGAAGATTTTCAATCGGGTATTGTCGATAGTAATGATTGTCGATACCATTTTGGCCTTAGGCTTGGTGGCCTGTGCTACTCCGATCATGAATTACCTGGAATACCCAGGCAAGGAGGCTTATGTGTATGCGCTGGCTTTTATCCTGATGCTCGATGGTATCAATGCCTTCCCTTTTGCAAAGCTGAGGATTGAGGGGCGTGCCAAGCGTTTTGCCATCACCAAGATGATCAATATTCTGGTGAACATGGGGCTGAATATTATACTTTTGGTGGGGATGAATGAAATCATGACCAATGGTGCCTTTCCTGCCCTCTACCCTTTTGTCAGTGAAATTTACACTCCAGCACTTGGGCCCGCAATTGTGATATTTTCCAATATGGTGGCCTCCATGGCAAATTCGGTCATGCATTTTGGTATTTACAAAAGGTTCAGGTTTAAGCTCGACTGGAAGACCGTTCGGCCGATGGTGATTTATGGTGTCCCATTGCTATTTATGGGTGTTGCAGGAACAACAAGCGAGATGTTTTCAAGGCTGATGCTAAAGAAAATACTGCCTGTTGGCTTTTACCCTGGCTACACCAATCAGCAAATTTTGGGAATATTCGGCGCATGTTACAAGTTGGCAATATTCATGAACCTGGCGATTCAGGCTTATAAGTATGCCGCAGAACCCTTTTTCTTCAATAATGCTCAGGATAAAAACTCCCCCGCTCTTTTGGGGAAAGTAACCCATGTATTTACCGCTTTCGGGAGTATTGCCTTCTTGGCAGTGGTAGCCAACCTTGATATTATCTCCCATTTATTTCTCCGTCAGAAGGCCTATCGCATGGCCATGGATGCTGTTCCAATTTTGCTGATGGCCAACTTGTTTTTGGGTATTTATTATAACTTGTCCATGTGGTACAAGCTTACCGATAAAACTTATTTCGGCACTTACCTCTCTGTTGGTGGGGCAATCATGACCATCGTTCTAAATTATTTTCTGATTCCTGTAATCGGATATATGGGGTCTGCCTGGGCTACTTTTGCCGTTTATGGCGGAATGACGGTGGTGAGCTACATCTTGGGGAAAAAGCATTACCCTGTTCCTTATCAGGTTGGTCGGGGCTTGCTTTATCTGAGTACCTCAGGCGTGTTGGCCTATTGCTGTTATCATATGCATTTTGATAATTATCTGATATTAAAAGGGATTCAACTGCTGATCTTTTTGATCTTTGTCGCAATGGTGTTTATTTTGGAGCGAAAAATGATTCAACGCCGATCTGTATAGAAGTAGGCTGAAAAATATATATCGTAATGAAAGTTAAAGTAATTAATAAATCAAAGCATGGCCTTCCGCAATACCAAACGGAAGCAGCGGCAGGTCTTGATCTCAATGCCAACCTCTCTGAACCTATTACCCTTGGTCCACTGGAGCGTGTATTGATCCCAACGGGTTTGTTCATGGAACTTCCTGTTGGTTTTGAAGCGCAAATTCGTCCACGTAGTGGTCTGGCCTTCAAGCATGGCTTGTCAGTATTGAACAGCCCAGGAACCATTGATGCCGATTATCGTGGCGAAGTGAAAGTGCTTTTGGTAAATTTATCCAATGAGCCTTTCGTCGTGCAGGATGGAGAGCGCGTTGCGCAAATGGTGATTGCCAAGCATGAGCAAATCGCCTGGGAAGAAGTAGAAGTGCTGGAAGATTCTGCGCGTGCAGCGGGCGGTTTCGGAAGCACAGGAAAATAGTTTTTTAATCTCAATTCATCATATAGTTCATGAATATTATTATTCCTATGGCAGGAATGGGGAAAAGAATGCGTCCGCATACCCTGACCGTGCCTAAACCATTAGTTCCAATTGCAGGTAAGCCTATTGTTGAGCGTCTGGTAGAAGATATCGTAAAAGTTTGCCCTTCTGAAGTAGAAAACATCGGTTTTGTAATTGGTAAAAATTTTGGTGAGGATGTAGAGAAAGATTTGATCCAAATTGCCTCTCGCACAGGTGCTAAAGGCCATATTTTTTATCAGGAAGAAGCTTTAGGAACTGCACATGCCATTTATTGTGCGAAGGAAATTCTGGAAGGAAAAACCGTAGTGGCATTTGCTGATACCCTTTTCAAGGCAGATTTTACGCTGGATATAGAGCAAGACGGTATTATTTGGGTGAAAGAAGTGGAAGACCCTTCGGCTTTTGGTGTTGTTCAGCTTGATGATCAAAAGCGAATTATGGCCTTTGTGGAAAAACCGAAATCTTTCGTTTCCAATTTGGCGATCATCGGTATTTACTACTTCAAAAAAGGAGAAGACCTTCGTCAGGAAATTAGTACGTTGATTGACAATAAAATCATGGACAGCGGGGAGTATCAACTGACCCGTGTGTTGGAGAATTTGACCAACAGCGGCACGAAGTTTTACCCTGGAACAGTGCAGGAATGGCTGGACTGTGGTAATAAAACGGCTACTGTAAATACCAATCACCGTTATTTGGAATATATCAAGGATGAAAAAGATTTGGTAGACCCTACCGCACAAATCATCAATTCCGTGATTATCCCTCCTGTGTATATCGGCCGTCAGGCTCGAATCATCAACTCTGTGGTAGGGCCTCACGTTTCAGTAGGGCACCGTACAGAAATAACAGACGCAAGGGTGGAGAACTCCATTATTCAAAAAGACAGTGAGATCAACCGTGCGATCCTAAAAGATTCTATGATTGGTAACCACGCCTCTTTTGATGGTAAATCAAAAACCATGAGCGTAGGGGATTTCAATACGATTGCAGAGTAAACGGCAGTCAATCATCATGAAAAGGCAAAGAAATGACGTGCTCATTTTTTTGCCTTTTTTGTGTATAAATAAAATTATTTTTGACCGATTGGCTATTGAATCCTTTGTTTTTACAATTTTAACAGGGGATATTGGCTGTTTATCCGTAATTTTCGTTTTACTAAGACGGTCAAATTGGATCGCACGACAAATTTTAAAATAATACGCGCACGAATGAATATTTCCAAAATCTTACGTGGTGTTGGGGTAAGCTTATTGATCGCTTCCTCAGTACTTGTTTCTGCCGATCAGGCGATGGCTCAGAAAAAAAAGAAGCGTAAAAAAAAGCATAAAAAAGAAGCGGTAGCAAAAGTTCCTACGCAGAAGGAAATTAGAAATGCGGAGATGTATTTTACCCAAGCGGAGAAATATTTCATGCTTGAAGATATGGCGAAGTCTTTTGTTTACTTCGAGAAATCACTTGAATTCGACCCCAATAATGCGGCGGCTTATTTTAAACTGGCGGAAATTTCTATCCATCGAAAGGAGTTGGAGAATGCCAAGAAATATGCTGAAAAAGCCCTTGAACTTGACAACACGAACCGCTACTATTACCTGATTAATGCGGAGGTTTATAAAAAAACTGGAGAGCTTGAAAAGGCAATTTCAACTTACAAATCCCTGATGGCAAATGTGGAGAAAACCGACGAGTTCAGCTATGAGCTTGCAGGCCTGTATCTTTACATGAAGAAATATGACGAGGCTTTGGCGGAGCTCGATAAAGTAGAAGCTCGCTTTGGTTTGAATGATCAGGTGATTTTTCAGAAACAAAAAATTTATATTCAGCAAGGAAAGCTGGATAAAGCCGTAGCAGAAGGTGAAAAGTTAATCAAGGCTTTTCCTGATGAGCCACGTTATGTATTGGCACTGTCAGAAATTTTATTGTCAAACGGTAAAACTGCTGAAGCACAGAAAATGCTGACAGATTACCTTGAAACCGAAAACAGCTCTCAGGTGCGAATGCTATTGGGACAAATTCAGCAAGAGCAAGGTGATTACGTCGAGGCCAAAAAGAATATCCATTCGGCAATGGCAGATCCGAAAATGAGCATTGAAGCCAAGCTGCCTTATGTGGTTGGGTTGTTTCAGAAAATGACAAAAGAAGACGTCAAGGAAGAAGCTCAGAAACTTTGTGAGTTGTTGGTAAAAGTACACCCTGAAGATGCCAACGCCCGCGCACTTTACGGTGATTATTACTTTACACTGAATGAAAAGCAAAAGGCCAAAGCAGCCTATCTGAAATCTATTGAATTTGATGATAACAATTTAGCCGTTTGGCAGAATATCATCAATATCGATTTTGATGAGCAGGACATGAAAGCCGCTATCACACATTCAGAAAAGGCATTGGAACTGTTCCCGAACCAAGCGATGCTGTATTACTTCAGTGGTACTGCTCACCTGATGGAAAAAAATTATGACAAGGCGGTCAACGCTTTGGAGCAAGGAAGAAAGCTGTCAGGAAATAATGAGCAGTTGGCGACTGTTTTTTACGGACAGTTGGGCGATGCCTACAATGGTGTTGGGGAAAACAGCAAGTCGGATCAGGCTTATGAGGATGCCCTGAAAATTGACCCTAACAGTGAGCATGTCCTGAATAATTATGCGTATTTTCTCTCGCTGAGAAAAGAAAAATTGGATGAAGCCAAGCAGATGTCCGAGAAGTTGGTTAAACTGCATCCTGAAAACGGAACTTACCTGGATACTTACGGCTGGGTGCTTTACCAAATGGGTGACTATGAAGGCGCCCGTACAAACATCAAAAAAGCAATTGATGTAGGAGAAGCCTCAGGGGCTGTTTTGGAACACTACGGCGATGCACTTTTTCAGCTTGGCGATAAAGAAGAGGCATTGAAGTTTTGGGAAAAGGCAAAGAAAAAAGGGGATGCTTCCGAATTTATCGACAAAAAGATCAAGCATCAAAAATTATATGAATAGGAATTATTCCCTCCTTTTAGTAGTTGTATTTTCAGTAATCATGATGTCCTGTAACAAACGTATGGCAGGATTTAAACTGGTAGAGAAAAGTGATTTCAGAGTTGATAACCTTGACTTTGATTACCTTTCTGGAAAGATGAAGGTTGGCTTCTCCGATGGCGACAAAGAAATCGGGGCGACGGTCAATCTTCGGATGAAAGCCGATTCCATTATCTGGATGTCGGTTTCTCCAGGCTTGGGCGTAGAGGTGATGCGTGCGCAGTTTACCCCAGATACCATCATGATTATCAATAAACTGAAAAAGGAGGTATATGCCCTCTCCTATTCACAATTAAGCGAACGCTATAAAGTAACACTGGATTTCCACACCCTGCAATCTATTATTGTAGGGGATTTGGTGGAAGATAAAATGCCCAAAGACCGTGTGAAACGGGAAAGCAGTTATTTTTTGCTCGATCAGCAGCGTGATAAAATGCGCTACCAGTCGCAGGTTGATCCACTGACTTACCGAATCGTACAGACACAGGCCTTGCAGCCTACAACGGGCAACAGCCTGACCCTTCAGTATGCGGACTTTCAGGACATCAAGAGTAAAATCAAGAAAAAACAGCATAAGAAAGAATACAAGGAAAGTAAAAATACAGATAACCCGATGATGAAGCTGAGCCGTCGGGAGCGAAAATCTGATATTTTTCCTTTTGAGAATACCGTGGACTTGGTATTTTATGACCAATCTGGACGTACCCTTTCTACCAAGGTGAAAATGCACTTCCAGAAGGTTGATATTAATGAAAAGAAGCTGAGCTTCCCTTTTAAAGTTTCCTCGCGGTATGTCATTAAATAAGTTATTTTTCAGCATCCTTTTTTCGCTCTTTGTTTTCACCTGCCTCCCGCAGGTTACTTTTGCGCAGCGCAATAAACAGCAACTCGAGCGTGAGCGTGAGCAAAACAAAAAGAAGATTGCCGAAACCGCCAGAATCCTTTCTCAGAATGCCAAGACCACCAAAGCGACGGTCGGGGAGTTGAATGCACTAAATGAGCAGATAAAAACCCGACAGGAGATGATGTCTTCGATTACACAGGAGGTAGACGTGCTCAATGGTCGTGTAGAGGAGCTTGGTGAGGTGATCGAAAGCATGAGCAATGACCTTGAAGGGCTGAAGAAAGAATATGCTAAAATGGCGCATACGGCTTATAAGTCGCAGCTCAGTCAGAATAATCTCCTCTTTTTGTTTTCCGCAAAAACATTTCACGACTTCGTGATGCGGGTGCAATATATGCGGCAGTACTCCAAGGCGCGTAAAAACCAGATTGAAATGATTCTTTCCGTTCGCCAGACACTCGAAGATCAGCAGCAGGCGATCAATGAGGCCAAG is a window from the Persicobacter psychrovividus genome containing:
- a CDS encoding NADP-dependent isocitrate dehydrogenase, giving the protein MMPNKTITVAHGDGIGPEIMAATLAILKAANAPIDIEEIEIGKEVYLKGISAGIAPESWESLRRNKIFLKAPITTPQGGGFKSLNVTTRKTLGLYANVRPCRSYYPYVQTHHPLTDMVIIRENEEDLYAGIEHQQTEDVVQCLKLISRKGCEKIVRYAYEYARKYGRKKVTCMTKDNIMKQADGLFHRVFDEVGKEYPEIKQEHMIIDIGSAMIADRPHIFDVIVTLNLYGDIISDIAAQITGSVGLGGSSNVGENYAMFEAIHGSAPDIAGKDIANPSGLINAAVLMLVHIGAPETAAKIQNAWLKTIEDGFHTADIYDKNNSKALVGTTAFADAVIERLGQVPSELKAVTYSEQKSEPLPMSVYPPQTKTLVGIDVFVDWKSETMNPNEIGERLAALQPDGLKLKMITNRGVKVYPNGNPEISCSDHWRCRFTATAGTNTHQQVADLLTLMAKKNIDFIKTEHLYDFDGERGYSLGQGE
- a CDS encoding enoyl-CoA hydratase/isomerase family protein translates to MFKSIEFAVEDHVLLLTINKPEKYNVLDLQTLEELREAIQQGYDDEEVLGMIITGAGEKSFSAGVDINEIKTLNELNGRKYSETGQEVFALIEDCHKPVIAAVNGFALGGGCELAMACHIRVATENARFGLPEVNLGLIPGFGGTQRMAHIVGRGKAIELMLTGDHVPAAEGKALGLVNHVVYSHEELMTKAREIMSKIINKAPLAIGSVISCVNAASKGTDAGYQSEANNFSNLCKSSDFKEGVNAFLEKRNPEFLGE
- a CDS encoding oligosaccharide flippase family protein, producing MSRLKKLAGDTVLYGMSSIVGRTLNYFLVPLYTKFLSPSEYGVVTELYAYVAFFLILFTFGMETTFFRFVSQNKADTQKIFNRVLSIVMIVDTILALGLVACATPIMNYLEYPGKEAYVYALAFILMLDGINAFPFAKLRIEGRAKRFAITKMINILVNMGLNIILLVGMNEIMTNGAFPALYPFVSEIYTPALGPAIVIFSNMVASMANSVMHFGIYKRFRFKLDWKTVRPMVIYGVPLLFMGVAGTTSEMFSRLMLKKILPVGFYPGYTNQQILGIFGACYKLAIFMNLAIQAYKYAAEPFFFNNAQDKNSPALLGKVTHVFTAFGSIAFLAVVANLDIISHLFLRQKAYRMAMDAVPILLMANLFLGIYYNLSMWYKLTDKTYFGTYLSVGGAIMTIVLNYFLIPVIGYMGSAWATFAVYGGMTVVSYILGKKHYPVPYQVGRGLLYLSTSGVLAYCCYHMHFDNYLILKGIQLLIFLIFVAMVFILERKMIQRRSV
- the dut gene encoding dUTP diphosphatase — translated: MKVKVINKSKHGLPQYQTEAAAGLDLNANLSEPITLGPLERVLIPTGLFMELPVGFEAQIRPRSGLAFKHGLSVLNSPGTIDADYRGEVKVLLVNLSNEPFVVQDGERVAQMVIAKHEQIAWEEVEVLEDSARAAGGFGSTGK
- a CDS encoding sugar phosphate nucleotidyltransferase, coding for MNIIIPMAGMGKRMRPHTLTVPKPLVPIAGKPIVERLVEDIVKVCPSEVENIGFVIGKNFGEDVEKDLIQIASRTGAKGHIFYQEEALGTAHAIYCAKEILEGKTVVAFADTLFKADFTLDIEQDGIIWVKEVEDPSAFGVVQLDDQKRIMAFVEKPKSFVSNLAIIGIYYFKKGEDLRQEISTLIDNKIMDSGEYQLTRVLENLTNSGTKFYPGTVQEWLDCGNKTATVNTNHRYLEYIKDEKDLVDPTAQIINSVIIPPVYIGRQARIINSVVGPHVSVGHRTEITDARVENSIIQKDSEINRAILKDSMIGNHASFDGKSKTMSVGDFNTIAE
- a CDS encoding tetratricopeptide repeat protein; protein product: MNISKILRGVGVSLLIASSVLVSADQAMAQKKKKRKKKHKKEAVAKVPTQKEIRNAEMYFTQAEKYFMLEDMAKSFVYFEKSLEFDPNNAAAYFKLAEISIHRKELENAKKYAEKALELDNTNRYYYLINAEVYKKTGELEKAISTYKSLMANVEKTDEFSYELAGLYLYMKKYDEALAELDKVEARFGLNDQVIFQKQKIYIQQGKLDKAVAEGEKLIKAFPDEPRYVLALSEILLSNGKTAEAQKMLTDYLETENSSQVRMLLGQIQQEQGDYVEAKKNIHSAMADPKMSIEAKLPYVVGLFQKMTKEDVKEEAQKLCELLVKVHPEDANARALYGDYYFTLNEKQKAKAAYLKSIEFDDNNLAVWQNIINIDFDEQDMKAAITHSEKALELFPNQAMLYYFSGTAHLMEKNYDKAVNALEQGRKLSGNNEQLATVFYGQLGDAYNGVGENSKSDQAYEDALKIDPNSEHVLNNYAYFLSLRKEKLDEAKQMSEKLVKLHPENGTYLDTYGWVLYQMGDYEGARTNIKKAIDVGEASGAVLEHYGDALFQLGDKEEALKFWEKAKKKGDASEFIDKKIKHQKLYE
- a CDS encoding DUF4292 domain-containing protein, translating into MAGFKLVEKSDFRVDNLDFDYLSGKMKVGFSDGDKEIGATVNLRMKADSIIWMSVSPGLGVEVMRAQFTPDTIMIINKLKKEVYALSYSQLSERYKVTLDFHTLQSIIVGDLVEDKMPKDRVKRESSYFLLDQQRDKMRYQSQVDPLTYRIVQTQALQPTTGNSLTLQYADFQDIKSKIKKKQHKKEYKESKNTDNPMMKLSRRERKSDIFPFENTVDLVFYDQSGRTLSTKVKMHFQKVDINEKKLSFPFKVSSRYVIK